One window of Robiginitalea biformata HTCC2501 genomic DNA carries:
- a CDS encoding substrate-binding domain-containing protein — translation MENMARIAGVPEHFNLPWHLALQDGAFARQGIHLEWTDVPQGTGRMCAMLEAGETDLALILTEGFVKAASGGLDAVIVQEYVGSPLQWGIHVGSKSDFQEVGELQNGRAAISRYGSGSHLMAYVLAGNMGWDTQSMGFEVVDTLDGAVSALSAGEADYFMWERFTTQALVDSDVFRRVGVCPTPWPCFVLVARGEYARSKPGVLQTLLQVINSYTSRFKAIPDIDQTLALRYDQKLEDIRSWLKITEWSQQQVEVHVLDNVINTLFELNLLSNNIRKEDFLWEPTSGNPK, via the coding sequence ATGGAAAATATGGCACGAATAGCCGGAGTCCCGGAACATTTCAACCTGCCCTGGCACCTCGCACTTCAGGACGGCGCCTTTGCCCGACAGGGCATCCACCTCGAATGGACGGATGTGCCCCAGGGAACCGGGCGCATGTGCGCCATGCTCGAAGCAGGGGAGACAGATCTCGCCCTGATACTCACTGAAGGATTTGTCAAAGCGGCTTCCGGGGGGCTGGATGCCGTCATTGTCCAGGAATATGTGGGATCTCCGCTGCAATGGGGCATCCATGTGGGCAGTAAAAGCGATTTCCAGGAGGTCGGAGAGCTTCAAAACGGCCGGGCGGCCATCAGCCGGTACGGAAGTGGCAGCCACCTGATGGCTTATGTCCTTGCCGGGAACATGGGCTGGGATACGCAATCCATGGGTTTTGAGGTGGTCGATACCCTGGACGGGGCAGTTAGCGCCCTGTCTGCGGGAGAAGCCGATTATTTTATGTGGGAACGGTTTACCACCCAGGCCCTGGTCGATTCCGATGTGTTCCGGCGGGTCGGGGTCTGCCCAACCCCATGGCCTTGTTTTGTTTTGGTTGCCCGAGGCGAATATGCGCGTTCAAAGCCCGGGGTCCTGCAAACCCTGCTGCAGGTCATCAATAGCTACACCTCTCGCTTCAAAGCCATCCCGGATATCGACCAGACCCTGGCGCTCCGGTATGATCAGAAATTGGAGGATATACGTTCCTGGCTAAAAATCACCGAGTGGAGTCAGCAACAGGTTGAAGTACATGTTCTTGATAATGTAATCAATACATTATTTGAATTAAACTTATTGTCCAACAATATCAGGAAGGAGGATTTCTTATGGGAGCCCACCTCCGGGAATCCCAAATAA
- the ung gene encoding uracil-DNA glycosylase, which translates to MEVRINPAWKPLLQPEFEKPYFRKLTDFVRREYNEHTCYPKGAEIFAAFSHCDPDAVKVVVIGQDPYHGPGQANGLCFSVREGLSHPPSLVNIFREIERDLGQPCPQSGDLGRWARQGVLLLNATLTVRAHKAGSHQKQGWEIFTDAVITRLSEDRDSLVFLLWGGFAKRKAPLIDAAKHHILTSGHPSPLSANRGLWFGNGHFRKTNELLEAGGRSPIEW; encoded by the coding sequence ATGGAAGTACGCATAAACCCGGCCTGGAAACCGCTTTTGCAACCGGAATTTGAGAAACCCTATTTCCGGAAACTCACCGATTTTGTCCGTCGGGAATACAACGAGCACACTTGTTACCCGAAAGGGGCGGAGATCTTTGCAGCCTTCTCCCACTGCGATCCCGATGCTGTCAAAGTGGTTGTCATCGGTCAGGACCCCTATCACGGACCGGGGCAGGCCAACGGGCTGTGCTTCTCAGTTCGCGAGGGACTAAGCCATCCGCCTTCTTTGGTGAATATATTCCGGGAAATTGAGCGGGATCTCGGGCAGCCCTGCCCGCAGAGCGGGGATCTTGGCCGGTGGGCCCGACAGGGGGTGTTGTTGCTCAACGCCACCTTGACCGTTCGCGCCCACAAGGCGGGAAGCCACCAGAAACAGGGCTGGGAAATTTTCACCGATGCGGTAATCACTAGGCTTTCGGAAGATCGCGACAGCCTGGTGTTCCTGCTCTGGGGCGGATTTGCCAAGCGCAAGGCACCCCTGATCGACGCGGCGAAACACCATATCCTGACCTCGGGCCACCCGTCCCCGCTGAGTGCCAATCGGGGGCTGTGGTTTGGCAACGGCCACTTCAGAAAAACAAATGAATTGCTGGAAGCGGGGGGGAGGAGCCCAATCGAATGGTGA
- a CDS encoding DUF1835 domain-containing protein, with the protein MSSQLHITNGDNFTQRLQELKLKGDIITWREMLCEGKTETNVGSEAFWKTRFEFLHKNYNVSKSWFIEKTLKEYRSLCNHKQQDEIILWFEYDLFCQINMLAVISWLKTHRRHARITLACSGDQESDGKYHGLSELSEEQIHKLFDKRVELSQDDIEYADYVWQLYCSDNPIRLENLTDFENYKFDYLENSILVHLKRFPTISNGLNELENRVLQVVAEEKPKSKKALMKSLLTNQGWYGFGDSQYERILSSLKPLFSSISPARLNKTGKDILDRKTSYYSMIRDSDAYLGGALKYNFLYNSDSGRILKL; encoded by the coding sequence ATGAGTTCCCAATTGCACATTACCAACGGGGATAATTTCACCCAGCGATTACAAGAACTGAAGTTGAAGGGCGACATTATCACCTGGCGGGAGATGCTGTGCGAGGGGAAGACGGAGACCAATGTGGGCAGCGAAGCCTTTTGGAAAACCCGGTTTGAATTCCTCCACAAGAACTACAACGTCAGCAAATCCTGGTTCATCGAAAAAACGCTGAAGGAATACCGCTCGCTCTGCAACCACAAACAGCAGGACGAGATTATTTTGTGGTTTGAATACGACCTTTTTTGCCAGATCAACATGCTGGCGGTCATCAGCTGGCTGAAAACGCACCGGCGTCACGCCCGGATCACGCTGGCCTGCAGCGGCGACCAGGAATCCGACGGCAAGTACCACGGCCTTTCCGAATTGAGCGAGGAACAAATCCACAAACTCTTCGACAAACGGGTAGAACTCTCACAGGACGATATTGAATACGCGGACTACGTGTGGCAACTCTACTGCAGCGACAACCCGATCCGGCTGGAAAACCTGACGGATTTTGAGAATTACAAATTTGATTACCTGGAAAACAGCATCCTGGTCCACCTCAAGCGCTTCCCGACCATCAGCAACGGGCTTAACGAGTTGGAAAACCGGGTCCTCCAGGTAGTTGCCGAGGAGAAACCGAAAAGCAAGAAAGCCCTGATGAAGTCCCTGCTGACCAACCAGGGGTGGTATGGTTTCGGCGATTCTCAATACGAACGCATCCTATCCAGTCTCAAGCCGCTCTTTTCCTCTATCAGCCCTGCGCGGCTCAATAAAACCGGCAAGGACATCCTGGACCGGAAAACGAGTTATTACTCGATGATCCGCGATAGTGATGCCTACCTGGGCGGCGCCCTGAAATACAACTTCCTTTACAATTCGGATTCCGGGCGCATCCTAAAGCTCTGA
- a CDS encoding translation initiation factor, with protein sequence MDLRDQLKNLFPDHEPEPESESDSGNPDPNPVWLQEDPIRCIYEKRRGKPVTVLEGYTGADSDFASLTREIKKHLGVGGSYKDDRILIQGDCRDQIMQLLKSKGFNVKRVGG encoded by the coding sequence ATGGACCTGCGAGATCAACTGAAAAACCTGTTTCCCGACCACGAACCGGAACCGGAATCGGAATCCGATTCGGGGAATCCCGACCCAAACCCCGTTTGGCTGCAGGAAGACCCCATCCGCTGTATTTACGAGAAGCGCCGCGGCAAGCCGGTAACGGTCCTTGAGGGCTATACGGGTGCCGATTCGGATTTCGCTTCCCTTACCCGGGAAATCAAGAAGCACCTGGGGGTTGGAGGCTCCTACAAGGACGACCGCATCCTCATACAGGGCGACTGCCGGGACCAGATTATGCAACTTCTTAAAAGCAAAGGTTTTAACGTAAAGCGGGTAGGCGGATAA
- a CDS encoding isopenicillin N synthase family dioxygenase has protein sequence MNQIPSADLRDFISGDPQRKNAFVEQLGGAFEDIGFVALSGHFLSEELVEELYSQVKNFFNLPQEVKAKYEIEGIGGQRGYTSFGKEHAKGRKAGDLKEFWHFGQYVEDDPELEAEYPDNVLVEELPEFNKVGREAYKMLEKTAQYVLRALALRLELPENYFDEFIHNGNSILRPIHYPPITEEPKDAVRAAAHGDINLITLLMGAHGKGLQVQNHKGEWIDAIAAPDQLMINVGDMLSRLTNNRLKSTIHRVVNPPRELWGTSRYSIPFFMHPISTMPLDCLEHCIDEENPKRFEDITAGEFLHERLVELGLVKK, from the coding sequence ATGAACCAGATTCCCAGTGCCGACCTGCGCGACTTCATCTCCGGGGACCCCCAGCGCAAAAACGCCTTCGTCGAACAGCTCGGCGGGGCATTTGAAGACATTGGCTTTGTAGCGCTTAGCGGGCATTTCCTCTCGGAAGAGCTCGTGGAGGAGCTCTACAGTCAGGTGAAGAATTTCTTCAACCTGCCCCAGGAGGTCAAGGCCAAATACGAAATTGAGGGCATAGGAGGCCAGCGGGGGTATACCTCCTTTGGAAAAGAGCACGCCAAGGGGCGAAAAGCGGGCGACCTGAAAGAATTCTGGCATTTTGGGCAATACGTGGAGGACGACCCGGAGCTCGAAGCGGAATACCCGGATAATGTCTTGGTTGAAGAATTGCCGGAGTTTAACAAAGTGGGCCGGGAAGCCTACAAGATGCTTGAGAAAACCGCGCAGTATGTTTTACGGGCCCTTGCGCTCCGCCTGGAATTGCCCGAGAATTATTTTGACGAATTCATCCACAACGGGAATTCCATCCTGAGGCCCATCCACTACCCGCCCATCACGGAGGAACCCAAAGATGCCGTCCGGGCAGCGGCCCACGGAGATATCAACCTGATCACCCTGCTCATGGGCGCGCACGGCAAGGGCCTGCAGGTACAAAACCACAAGGGCGAATGGATCGACGCAATTGCCGCCCCGGACCAGCTGATGATCAATGTGGGCGATATGCTATCGCGCCTGACGAATAACCGGCTGAAATCGACGATCCACCGGGTGGTCAACCCGCCCCGGGAACTCTGGGGTACTTCCCGCTATTCCATCCCGTTTTTTATGCACCCCATCAGCACGATGCCCCTGGATTGCCTGGAGCACTGCATCGACGAGGAAAACCCGAAACGCTTTGAGGACATCACCGCGGGGGAATTCCTGCACGAACGGCTGGTGGAGCTCGGCTTGGTGAAAAAATAG
- a CDS encoding nucleoside phosphorylase has product MSLEPSELILNADRSVYHLNLRPGDLAETIILVGDPERVPQVSRHFDSVEFSVSKREFTTHTGTLGKQRLSVVSTGIGTDNIDIVLNEIDALFNIDFETRQPRAATTRLRLVRIGTSGALQKDIPVDSFVISEYAIGFDGLLHYYDSEHLQRADIQYRFLEAMQWSVMKAVPYVVTPDPGLTDLLSTSEVIRGMTATNPGFYAPQGRRLRLPLQQPDWLARMAEFRFGDLRITNMEMETAGILGLAGLLGHQAASLSAILANRANGEFSEDPSRTIDRLITRTLEILV; this is encoded by the coding sequence ATGTCCCTGGAGCCCTCCGAACTCATTTTGAATGCGGATCGCTCCGTCTACCACCTCAATCTACGGCCGGGGGATCTCGCCGAAACCATCATCCTGGTGGGCGATCCCGAACGGGTCCCTCAGGTCTCACGCCATTTTGATTCCGTTGAATTCTCCGTGTCCAAGCGCGAATTCACCACGCACACGGGCACGTTGGGCAAACAGCGCCTGAGTGTCGTTTCCACGGGCATCGGAACGGATAATATCGATATTGTCCTGAACGAAATCGACGCGCTTTTCAACATTGACTTTGAGACCCGGCAACCCAGGGCGGCGACAACCCGCCTTCGCCTGGTCCGTATCGGTACCTCCGGGGCGCTGCAAAAGGATATTCCCGTGGATTCCTTCGTAATCAGCGAGTATGCCATCGGGTTTGACGGCTTGTTGCACTACTATGACAGCGAGCACCTGCAACGGGCAGATATCCAGTACCGCTTTCTGGAGGCGATGCAATGGTCTGTTATGAAAGCGGTGCCCTACGTGGTGACCCCCGATCCCGGGCTTACGGATTTATTGAGTACGTCGGAAGTCATCCGCGGGATGACGGCTACCAACCCGGGGTTTTACGCCCCCCAGGGCCGCAGGTTGCGCCTGCCCCTTCAACAACCGGACTGGTTGGCCCGGATGGCTGAGTTCCGGTTTGGGGACCTCCGGATTACCAATATGGAGATGGAAACAGCTGGCATCCTCGGGCTGGCCGGCTTGCTGGGCCACCAGGCCGCCTCCCTGAGCGCTATCCTGGCCAACCGGGCAAACGGGGAGTTTTCCGAAGACCCGTCACGGACTATCGACCGGTTGATCACCCGCACTTTGGAAATCCTGGTATAA